A single genomic interval of Adhaeribacter pallidiroseus harbors:
- a CDS encoding NADH-quinone oxidoreductase subunit N, with protein sequence MNSIILLTTFGILNLFVGFRKSNKLILPLVFLFLLIVLLANFYDWNNTQTYFEQMLTIDNFAVAFTAVVVLTTILVVPFGKRYADEQNESLAEFFSILLFALVGAIMMVSYENLIMLFVGIEILSISMYVLAGSDKKNLKSNEAGLKYFLMGSFATGILLFGIVLIYGATGTFTITEISSVATTGSTDALTSPLLAMGLLFTLIGISFKVSAAPFHFWTPDVYEGTPTLFTAFMSTVVKTAGFAGFYKLMSVSFAGAYNIWFPTLVAMTVITLVIGNIGAATQNSFKRMMAYSSISHAGYLMIALLSFNDRSENAIFFYSLAYSITTIAAFGILKIVSDQREDVSYNAFNGLGRTNPLLAAVMTISMCSLAGIPLTGGFFGKLFIFSAALEQNILWLIIVAIIMSMVGIYYYFRVVIAMYMREPSGERVKVDTFTTFTLIFIAILTMVLGIFPGIFSDVL encoded by the coding sequence ATGAATTCCATTATACTGCTAACAACCTTTGGAATTTTGAACCTGTTTGTTGGGTTCCGAAAATCAAACAAGCTGATTTTACCATTGGTGTTCTTGTTTTTGCTTATTGTGTTGCTGGCTAATTTCTACGACTGGAACAATACGCAAACGTATTTTGAGCAAATGTTAACCATCGACAACTTTGCGGTAGCCTTTACCGCCGTGGTGGTTTTAACAACTATTTTGGTAGTTCCTTTTGGCAAGAGGTACGCCGACGAGCAAAATGAAAGCTTAGCCGAATTCTTTTCTATTCTGTTGTTTGCGTTAGTAGGGGCTATTATGATGGTGTCCTACGAAAACTTGATCATGCTTTTTGTTGGTATCGAGATACTATCTATCAGTATGTACGTTTTGGCCGGCAGCGATAAGAAAAATTTAAAATCGAACGAAGCCGGATTGAAATACTTTTTAATGGGTTCTTTTGCTACCGGTATTTTACTGTTCGGGATTGTTTTAATTTATGGCGCGACGGGCACATTTACCATAACCGAAATAAGTTCGGTAGCTACCACAGGCTCAACAGATGCTTTAACTTCGCCTTTATTGGCCATGGGTTTATTGTTCACGCTCATTGGAATTTCTTTTAAAGTATCTGCCGCTCCTTTTCATTTCTGGACGCCGGATGTATACGAAGGAACGCCTACCCTGTTCACGGCTTTTATGAGCACTGTAGTAAAAACAGCCGGGTTTGCCGGTTTTTACAAATTAATGTCAGTTTCTTTTGCTGGAGCTTATAATATCTGGTTTCCGACTTTAGTAGCCATGACGGTAATTACTTTAGTTATCGGGAACATTGGGGCCGCTACCCAGAATAGCTTTAAGCGTATGATGGCTTATTCGAGTATTTCGCACGCTGGTTATTTAATGATTGCTTTGCTATCTTTTAACGACCGTTCCGAGAATGCCATTTTCTTCTATTCATTGGCCTATTCCATAACTACTATTGCGGCATTCGGTATTTTAAAAATTGTATCGGACCAACGCGAAGATGTTTCTTATAACGCCTTTAATGGTTTAGGCAGAACCAATCCATTGTTAGCAGCCGTTATGACTATTTCGATGTGTTCGTTGGCGGGGATTCCTTTAACCGGCGGCTTTTTTGGAAAGTTATTTATCTTTAGCGCCGCTTTAGAGCAAAATATATTGTGGTTAATTATAGTGGCCATTATTATGTCGATGGTTGGTATTTACTACTACTTCCGGGTAGTAATTGCCATGTATATGCGCGAGCCATCCGGTGAGCGGGTGAAAGTAGATACTTTTACTACCTTCACGCTTATTTTTATTGCCATACTTACTATGGTTTTAGGTATTTTCCCGGGAATATTTAGCGATGTTTTATAA
- a CDS encoding complex I subunit 4 family protein, with amino-acid sequence MSNLTLYLLLWPSLAGILILMLKDQSAKRAAFGAALVEFFLAILAMVQYEPNAYRQFTFDHTWIQNFGINFSIGMDGISLLLVFLTTFLVPLIILSSFPHSYKNPNVFYALILFMQTGLIGVFTSFDAFLFYFFWEVALIPIYFIAGIWGGDRRIAVTFKFFLYTIIGSLFMLVGFVYLYFQTPGTHTSDINAFYQLNLSATDQSWIFWFLFIAFAIKMPVFPFHTWQPDTYTESPTQATMLLSGIMLKMGIYGVIRWLLPVVPKGVSQWDTLVIVLAIIGIVYGAIIAIRQSDLKRLIAFSSISHVGLIAAGIFTLTEHGMQGGIIQMLSHGVNVVGLFFIIDIIFRRTQTRDIANLGGITQTTPALSIFFLILVLGTVALPLTNGFVGEFLLLSGVYQFNSWMGAIAGLTIILGAVYMLRMFQKVMFGEQNSITATFRDLTGLEKAVLIPLVVMVFWIGLHPNTFMSLTEPTVGHLLGIINR; translated from the coding sequence ATGTCTAACCTTACCTTGTATTTACTCCTTTGGCCTAGCTTAGCTGGCATCCTGATTTTAATGTTAAAAGATCAGAGTGCGAAACGAGCAGCTTTTGGAGCCGCCCTTGTTGAATTCTTTTTGGCAATACTGGCCATGGTGCAGTATGAGCCTAATGCTTACCGCCAATTTACTTTCGACCATACCTGGATTCAGAATTTTGGTATTAATTTTTCCATCGGTATGGATGGGATTAGTTTATTACTAGTTTTTTTAACCACCTTTCTGGTACCGTTAATTATTCTTTCTTCTTTTCCGCATTCTTATAAAAACCCAAATGTATTTTATGCTTTAATCCTGTTTATGCAAACCGGGTTAATTGGCGTATTCACCTCGTTTGATGCTTTTCTGTTTTATTTTTTCTGGGAAGTAGCTTTAATTCCGATTTATTTTATCGCGGGTATTTGGGGGGGAGACCGTCGGATTGCGGTTACTTTTAAATTTTTCCTGTACACCATCATTGGCTCTTTGTTTATGCTCGTGGGTTTCGTGTACTTATACTTTCAAACCCCCGGTACCCATACTTCCGATATCAACGCTTTTTACCAATTAAACTTAAGCGCAACGGACCAAAGCTGGATTTTCTGGTTTTTGTTTATTGCTTTTGCTATTAAAATGCCGGTTTTTCCTTTTCATACCTGGCAACCCGATACCTACACCGAATCGCCTACCCAAGCTACCATGCTCTTATCGGGTATTATGTTAAAAATGGGTATTTACGGGGTTATTCGCTGGCTTTTACCAGTGGTACCCAAGGGCGTTAGCCAGTGGGATACTTTGGTAATCGTTTTAGCTATCATTGGGATTGTATACGGGGCTATTATTGCTATTCGCCAAAGCGACTTAAAACGACTCATTGCTTTTTCCTCTATTTCGCACGTGGGTTTAATTGCCGCGGGTATTTTTACGCTAACAGAACACGGCATGCAGGGTGGTATCATTCAGATGTTAAGCCACGGTGTGAATGTAGTTGGTCTTTTCTTTATTATTGATATTATTTTCCGTCGTACCCAAACCCGCGACATAGCCAATTTGGGGGGCATTACCCAAACTACTCCCGCTTTATCTATCTTCTTTTTAATTTTAGTTTTAGGTACCGTAGCGCTACCCTTAACTAATGGGTTTGTAGGCGAATTCTTATTGCTTTCAGGGGTATATCAATTTAACAGCTGGATGGGCGCTATTGCTGGCTTAACCATTATTCTGGGTGCTGTTTATATGCTGCGGATGTTCCAGAAGGTAATGTTCGGGGAACAAAACAGTATTACCGCCACTTTCCGCGACTTAACCGGTTTGGAGAAAGCAGTTCTGATTCCATTAGTAGTAATGGTATTCTGGATTGGCTTGCACCCCAATACGTTCATGAGTTTAACGGAACCGACCGTGGGTCATTTACTAGGCATCATAAATAGATAA
- the nuoL gene encoding NADH-quinone oxidoreductase subunit L, giving the protein MQTNLLPATNSSMALFCLLIPLLPFIGFIINGLGNRSLPKSLQTLIGCGSVLASFLISLYLFFDFNGQSYAVDLFDWINVGNLRIPFSFLIDQLSLVMLLLVTGVGFVIHVYSAGYMSHDENFGKFFAFLNLFIFSMLLLVLGSNYVMMFVGWEGVGLCSYLLIGFWNKVTPYNNAAKKAFIINRIGDLGFLLGIFLIFITFGSVSYGDVFQQASQIHEVNQPVIVTITLLLFVGAMGKSAQLPLYTWLPDAMAGPTPVSALIHAATMVTAGIYMVIRSNVLYTLAPGTLEFIAIIGLATAVFAATIGLAQNDIKKVLAYSTVSQLGYMFLALGVMAYTSSMFHVLTHAFFKALLFLGAGSVIHAMSGEQDIRSMGGLRKKLPITFITFLIGTLAISGIPPFAGFFSKDELLAQVYEHSKIMWAFGLLTSFMTAFYMFRLLFLTFFGTFRGTDEQRHHLHESPASMTFPLIILAILSTIGGFMGLPAVFSENHILSKFLEPVLGFSRAAVPSAFEKAHLDHATEYMLMAISVAVAVVAIIAAYITYVSKRTVPADEKEGTFGLHNLIYNKYYIDEIYNAIIVRPVMWLSTGLYRFVEKGFIDPIVNGFGKVTLAGGRNLRFLQTGAIGFYIFAMVISIALILLLNFVIR; this is encoded by the coding sequence ATGCAAACAAACTTACTACCTGCCACCAATTCCAGCATGGCCTTGTTCTGCTTACTTATTCCCCTTCTTCCTTTTATCGGATTTATTATTAACGGACTTGGCAACCGTTCTTTGCCCAAAAGTTTACAAACTTTAATTGGGTGCGGCAGTGTGCTGGCTTCTTTTTTAATTTCCCTTTACTTGTTTTTCGATTTTAATGGTCAATCGTACGCCGTTGATTTATTTGACTGGATAAACGTCGGCAACCTGCGGATTCCCTTTTCTTTTCTCATTGACCAGTTATCCCTGGTTATGTTGTTATTAGTAACTGGCGTAGGTTTCGTTATACATGTGTATTCTGCGGGCTACATGAGCCACGACGAAAATTTTGGAAAGTTCTTTGCCTTTCTGAATCTTTTTATCTTCTCGATGCTCCTGCTGGTATTAGGCTCTAACTACGTGATGATGTTTGTGGGCTGGGAAGGGGTTGGTTTGTGTTCTTACTTGCTCATTGGCTTCTGGAACAAAGTTACTCCGTACAACAATGCCGCTAAAAAAGCTTTTATCATCAACCGTATCGGCGACTTAGGCTTTTTATTAGGTATTTTTTTAATTTTTATCACTTTTGGTAGTGTTTCGTACGGCGATGTTTTTCAACAGGCATCCCAAATCCATGAAGTAAATCAGCCGGTAATTGTTACTATTACTTTATTATTATTTGTTGGTGCCATGGGTAAAAGCGCGCAGTTACCCCTTTACACCTGGTTACCCGATGCGATGGCTGGCCCTACTCCAGTTTCGGCTCTGATCCATGCCGCTACCATGGTAACGGCCGGTATTTACATGGTTATCCGCTCCAACGTATTATACACTTTGGCTCCGGGTACTTTAGAATTCATCGCCATTATTGGTTTAGCCACGGCTGTTTTTGCCGCTACCATTGGTTTAGCTCAGAATGATATTAAAAAAGTTTTGGCGTACTCTACGGTGAGTCAGTTGGGTTATATGTTCCTGGCTCTGGGCGTAATGGCTTACACTTCTTCTATGTTTCACGTGTTAACTCATGCTTTCTTTAAAGCTTTATTGTTCCTGGGAGCTGGTAGCGTAATTCATGCTATGAGTGGGGAACAAGACATCCGGAGCATGGGTGGTTTACGCAAGAAGTTGCCTATTACTTTCATCACCTTTCTGATTGGCACCTTAGCTATTTCGGGTATTCCGCCGTTTGCTGGTTTTTTCTCGAAAGACGAATTATTAGCGCAGGTTTACGAGCATAGCAAAATCATGTGGGCTTTTGGTTTACTCACTTCCTTCATGACGGCTTTTTACATGTTCCGGTTATTGTTCCTGACCTTTTTTGGCACCTTCCGCGGCACCGATGAGCAACGACATCACTTACACGAATCGCCAGCCAGCATGACCTTCCCATTAATTATTCTGGCCATTTTATCTACTATTGGCGGATTTATGGGTTTACCGGCTGTTTTCAGCGAAAATCACATCTTATCTAAGTTCTTAGAACCGGTTTTAGGATTCTCCCGTGCGGCGGTACCAAGCGCTTTTGAAAAAGCGCATTTAGATCATGCTACCGAATACATGCTGATGGCTATATCGGTGGCAGTAGCAGTAGTTGCTATAATTGCAGCTTATATTACCTACGTAAGCAAGAGAACCGTTCCGGCCGACGAAAAAGAAGGTACTTTTGGTTTACATAATTTAATTTACAACAAGTATTACATTGACGAAATTTACAATGCCATAATTGTTCGCCCGGTGATGTGGCTGTCTACGGGTTTATACCGTTTCGTGGAAAAAGGCTTCATCGACCCTATTGTGAATGGCTTTGGTAAAGTTACTTTAGCTGGGGGCCGCAATTTGCGTTTTTTACAAACCGGTGCTATTGGCTTCTACATATTCGCTATGGTTATTAGCATTGCCTTGATTCTACTCCTGAACTTTGTTATCAGATAA
- the nuoK gene encoding NADH-quinone oxidoreductase subunit NuoK: MNEIPEVIRTIPLHYYLFFSSTLFVIGIIGVLTRRNAIVIFMCIELMLNAVNLLLTAFSAYRSDANGQVFVFFIMAVAAAEVCVGLAIIVMIYRNLRSTDINILSNLKW, translated from the coding sequence ATGAACGAAATCCCTGAAGTAATCAGAACCATTCCCTTACATTATTACCTGTTCTTCAGCAGCACTTTATTTGTTATTGGTATTATCGGGGTTCTCACCCGGCGTAATGCTATTGTTATTTTCATGTGCATTGAACTGATGCTAAATGCAGTTAATCTATTGTTAACAGCTTTTTCGGCTTATCGCTCCGATGCCAACGGTCAGGTTTTCGTGTTTTTTATTATGGCGGTGGCCGCTGCTGAAGTTTGTGTTGGCTTAGCTATCATTGTAATGATCTACCGCAACTTACGGTCAACGGATATTAATATTCTGAGTAACCTGAAGTGGTAG
- a CDS encoding NADH-quinone oxidoreductase subunit J family protein — MTGNLFYFLTFITLFAALGVVFSKNPVYSVLCLILTFFSLSGHYILLNAQFVAAVNIIVYAGAIMVLFLFVIMFLNLNEDTEQTQHKSTLMKVAGVISGGLLLVIMIAVLKDAELGTVDTENFNSQIGLVENLGQLLFTKYLLPFELVSVLFLSAMVGAVMLGKKESQQRHF; from the coding sequence ATGACTGGTAACCTGTTTTACTTCCTGACTTTTATAACCTTATTTGCTGCGCTGGGTGTGGTTTTCTCGAAAAACCCGGTGTATAGCGTACTTTGCTTGATCTTAACCTTCTTCAGCTTATCGGGCCATTATATTTTGTTAAATGCTCAGTTTGTAGCCGCGGTAAATATAATAGTTTACGCAGGCGCTATTATGGTTTTGTTTCTGTTCGTGATTATGTTTTTAAACTTAAACGAGGATACCGAGCAAACGCAACATAAATCAACGCTGATGAAGGTAGCTGGGGTAATTTCAGGAGGATTGTTACTAGTGATTATGATTGCCGTGTTAAAAGACGCGGAACTTGGCACCGTAGATACCGAAAATTTTAATTCCCAAATTGGTTTAGTAGAAAATCTGGGTCAGTTATTATTCACGAAATATTTATTACCCTTTGAGTTAGTTTCGGTTCTGTTTTTATCGGCTATGGTTGGGGCAGTGATGTTAGGGAAAAAAGAATCGCAGCAGCGGCACTTTTAA
- a CDS encoding NuoI/complex I 23 kDa subunit family protein: MESLSNRKKVLEQKPMTMTEKMYLPAIFQGLSITMRHFFKKKPTIQYPEQTREFGREFRGLHVLRRDEQGRERCTACGLCAVACPAEAITMVAGERKKGEEHLYREEKYAVTYEINMLRCIFCGLCEEACPKEAVFLQNDKTAPPRFERDEFIYGKDRLVEPLDRANSKENIKYRY; encoded by the coding sequence ATGGAATCTTTATCAAATAGAAAGAAAGTATTAGAACAGAAACCCATGACGATGACCGAGAAGATGTATCTTCCGGCTATTTTCCAAGGTTTGTCTATAACCATGCGGCACTTTTTTAAAAAGAAGCCCACTATTCAATACCCGGAACAAACGCGAGAATTTGGTCGGGAATTCCGGGGCTTACACGTATTACGCCGCGACGAACAAGGTCGGGAACGGTGTACGGCTTGCGGATTATGCGCCGTAGCTTGCCCGGCCGAAGCCATTACGATGGTGGCAGGTGAGCGCAAAAAAGGCGAAGAGCATTTGTACCGGGAAGAGAAGTACGCTGTAACTTACGAAATAAATATGCTACGGTGTATATTCTGTGGTTTGTGCGAAGAAGCTTGTCCGAAGGAAGCAGTATTTTTGCAAAATGATAAAACGGCGCCACCTCGTTTTGAGCGTGATGAGTTTATCTACGGCAAAGACCGGCTGGTTGAACCTCTGGATCGCGCTAATTCAAAAGAAAACATTAAATATAGATATTAG
- the nuoH gene encoding NADH-quinone oxidoreductase subunit NuoH yields MEIPALAIQALIILAIFGITLLIATYCTWAERRIAGYLQDRPGPNRVGPWGLGQPLADAVKLFFKEEFIPATANKWLFIAGPSLAMLTALMSSAVVPFGNTILSDTFGTTRIQGIEVNIGMLYIFGVVSLGVYGIMIGGWASNNKFSLLGAIRAASQNISYEIAMGLSIIAMLMMTGTLSLREIALQQSEPLFGISGFNWNIFYQPLGFIIFLTCSFAETNRTPFDLPESEAELVGGYHTEYGSMKLGLYLFAEYVNIIVASAVMSTLYFGGFNFPFQDQVGRLISSDPVVAHNAVTIIGTGVLFLKIFGFIFFFMWVRWTLPRFRYDQLLNLGWKGLIPLSIINIVLTGAIILTYEYFRG; encoded by the coding sequence ATGGAGATCCCAGCATTGGCCATACAGGCCCTTATCATATTAGCTATTTTTGGTATTACCCTTTTAATTGCAACCTATTGTACCTGGGCGGAGCGAAGAATTGCCGGTTACCTGCAAGACCGTCCCGGACCAAACCGGGTAGGTCCATGGGGATTAGGCCAGCCTTTAGCCGACGCGGTAAAGTTATTTTTTAAAGAAGAATTTATTCCGGCTACTGCCAATAAATGGCTGTTTATAGCTGGCCCCTCTTTAGCTATGTTAACGGCTTTAATGAGCAGCGCTGTGGTTCCTTTCGGAAATACTATTTTATCCGATACTTTTGGCACCACTCGGATTCAAGGGATTGAAGTAAACATTGGGATGCTCTATATTTTTGGAGTAGTGTCGCTGGGAGTATACGGCATTATGATTGGTGGCTGGGCCTCTAATAATAAATTCTCTTTATTAGGCGCTATCCGGGCAGCTTCGCAGAACATTAGCTACGAAATTGCCATGGGACTTTCCATTATTGCAATGCTCATGATGACGGGAACTTTATCGTTGCGCGAAATTGCATTACAACAATCCGAACCGTTGTTCGGCATATCGGGCTTTAATTGGAATATTTTTTACCAGCCTTTAGGTTTTATTATTTTCTTAACCTGCTCGTTTGCCGAAACCAACCGTACACCGTTTGATTTACCAGAGTCGGAAGCGGAATTAGTAGGTGGTTACCACACGGAGTATGGTTCCATGAAGTTAGGCTTGTACTTGTTTGCGGAGTACGTGAATATCATTGTGGCATCGGCGGTAATGAGTACGCTGTACTTTGGCGGTTTTAATTTTCCTTTTCAAGACCAGGTTGGCCGATTAATTTCCAGCGATCCGGTGGTAGCGCATAATGCGGTAACCATCATTGGAACGGGGGTATTATTTTTAAAAATATTCGGTTTTATATTCTTCTTCATGTGGGTGCGCTGGACCTTACCTCGTTTCCGCTACGATCAGCTTTTAAATTTAGGTTGGAAAGGATTGATTCCTTTATCCATTATCAATATCGTTTTGACCGGAGCTATTATTTTAACTTACGAATATTTCAGAGGTTAA
- a CDS encoding 2Fe-2S iron-sulfur cluster-binding protein, whose translation MAKITFDGIEVEVEDGTTILNAARKIGGDVVPPAMCYYTPLKGSGGKCRACLVKVTAGSAKDPRPMPKLVASCVTPVQDGMVVENTLSPQVLEARKGVVEMLLINHPLDCPVCDQAGECDLQNFSYDHGTSATRFEEERRTFERQDIGPLIQLHMNRCILCYRCVYTADQITDKRVHGVLGRGDASEIGTYIENVIDNDFSGNVIDVCPVGALTDKTFRFKNRVWFTKPVDAHRDCPKCTGKVVLWTRGNDVLRVTARKNEYGEVVDFICNECRFEKKEVADWTIEGPRHIARASVISANHYELPVINPQIIADLPESTTKELNLIPRPY comes from the coding sequence ATGGCAAAAATAACTTTCGACGGCATAGAGGTAGAAGTAGAAGACGGAACTACTATCCTGAATGCTGCCCGTAAAATAGGTGGTGATGTAGTGCCACCCGCCATGTGTTACTATACGCCTTTAAAAGGCAGCGGCGGTAAATGTCGTGCCTGTCTGGTAAAAGTAACCGCTGGCTCCGCAAAAGATCCCCGTCCCATGCCGAAACTGGTAGCATCGTGTGTAACGCCGGTGCAAGATGGCATGGTGGTAGAAAACACCTTATCGCCGCAAGTATTGGAAGCGCGCAAAGGGGTGGTAGAGATGTTATTGATAAACCACCCGTTAGACTGCCCGGTTTGTGACCAGGCAGGCGAGTGCGATTTACAGAACTTTTCTTACGACCACGGCACCTCGGCTACTCGTTTCGAAGAAGAGCGGCGTACTTTTGAGCGGCAGGACATTGGTCCGCTGATTCAATTGCACATGAACCGGTGTATTCTGTGCTACCGCTGCGTGTATACTGCCGACCAGATTACCGACAAGCGGGTACACGGGGTTTTAGGCCGTGGAGACGCCTCGGAAATAGGCACTTACATAGAGAACGTAATTGATAATGATTTTTCTGGTAATGTAATAGATGTGTGCCCGGTTGGAGCCTTAACCGATAAAACATTCCGGTTTAAAAATCGGGTGTGGTTTACCAAACCCGTTGATGCACACCGCGACTGCCCAAAATGTACGGGTAAAGTTGTACTCTGGACCCGGGGAAATGATGTGCTTCGGGTAACGGCTCGCAAAAATGAGTATGGCGAAGTAGTAGATTTTATCTGTAACGAATGTCGTTTCGAGAAAAAAGAAGTAGCGGATTGGACTATCGAAGGCCCGCGTCATATTGCCCGTGCTTCTGTTATTTCGGCTAACCATTACGAGTTGCCGGTAATAAATCCGCAAATTATTGCCGATTTACCCGAAAGTACAACTAAAGAATTAAATCTTATTCCGAGACCATATTAA
- the nuoF gene encoding NADH-quinone oxidoreductase subunit NuoF, with protein sequence MGVKILTEHINVPGINTLETYRKMGGYRSVEKALKTMTPDEVVDEVKKSGLRGRGGAGFPTGMKWSFLAKPEGKPRYLVCNADESEPGTFKDRVLMEKIPHSLIEGMITSSYALGARTSYIYIRGELMFVLRILEKAIAEAYAAGFLGENILGSGYSLDLHVHPGGGAYICGEETALLESLEGKRGNPRNKPPFPAVQGLYACPTVVNNVESIAAVPWIVNNTGEEYAKIGVGRSTGTKLISAGGHLNRPGVYEIELGLPVEEFLFSDEYCGGIWKGREFKAVVAGGSSVPILPAQLFLKTAEGTPRVMTYESLSEGGFVSGTMLGSGGFIAMDDTTCIVRNTWNFARFYHHESCGQCSPCREGTGWMEKILHRIEHGHGHMHDIDLLVNVSKQIEGNTICPLGDAAAWPVASAVRHFREEFEWHVNHPDKATAPGAVYRGAEDLAFA encoded by the coding sequence ATGGGAGTTAAAATATTAACTGAACATATAAACGTTCCGGGCATTAACACTCTGGAAACCTACCGTAAAATGGGTGGTTACCGGTCAGTAGAGAAAGCTTTGAAAACCATGACGCCCGACGAAGTGGTGGATGAAGTAAAAAAATCTGGTTTACGTGGTCGCGGCGGGGCTGGGTTTCCAACCGGTATGAAATGGAGCTTTTTGGCTAAACCAGAAGGCAAACCCCGCTATTTAGTTTGCAACGCCGACGAATCAGAACCGGGTACTTTTAAAGACCGGGTACTAATGGAAAAAATTCCGCATTCCTTAATTGAAGGGATGATTACCTCGAGCTATGCTTTGGGTGCCCGCACTTCTTATATCTACATTCGCGGCGAATTAATGTTTGTGCTGCGGATTTTAGAAAAAGCAATTGCCGAAGCTTATGCAGCAGGTTTTCTGGGAGAGAACATTCTGGGTTCCGGTTATTCATTAGATTTACATGTGCACCCTGGTGGCGGTGCATATATCTGTGGGGAAGAAACAGCCCTTCTGGAATCTTTAGAAGGGAAGCGGGGCAATCCTCGGAACAAGCCGCCATTTCCGGCAGTGCAAGGTTTGTACGCCTGCCCTACGGTGGTAAACAATGTAGAATCGATAGCGGCGGTGCCGTGGATCGTAAACAATACCGGCGAAGAATACGCTAAAATTGGCGTAGGTCGGAGTACCGGTACTAAGTTAATTTCGGCGGGTGGGCATTTAAACCGCCCGGGTGTTTACGAAATTGAATTAGGCTTACCCGTGGAGGAATTTTTATTCTCGGATGAATACTGCGGTGGTATCTGGAAAGGCCGGGAATTTAAAGCCGTTGTGGCGGGTGGTTCGTCGGTGCCTATCTTGCCAGCGCAATTATTTTTAAAAACAGCGGAAGGTACCCCGCGGGTAATGACTTATGAGTCGTTATCGGAAGGTGGTTTTGTAAGTGGTACTATGTTAGGCTCTGGTGGCTTTATTGCCATGGACGATACTACCTGTATTGTACGAAATACCTGGAATTTTGCCCGCTTCTACCATCACGAATCGTGTGGCCAGTGTAGCCCATGCCGCGAAGGAACCGGTTGGATGGAAAAAATTCTGCATCGGATTGAGCACGGCCATGGCCACATGCACGATATTGATCTGCTGGTAAATGTATCGAAGCAAATTGAAGGAAATACTATTTGCCCACTGGGTGATGCTGCCGCTTGGCCGGTAGCGAGTGCGGTTCGTCACTTCCGGGAAGAATTTGAATGGCATGTAAACCATCCGGATAAAGCAACAGCACCGGGTGCGGTTTACCGCGGAGCAGAAGATCTGGCTTTCGCGTAA
- a CDS encoding HepT-like ribonuclease domain-containing protein has protein sequence MIIGEATNHISADIKDKYNTVDWLGIKGFRNIIVHEYFKVNKAVVWKLIHDNLPDSKPIIVQALKDLEAASQQF, from the coding sequence ATGATTATTGGTGAAGCCACAAATCATATATCAGCCGATATTAAAGATAAATATAATACGGTTGATTGGTTAGGGATAAAAGGATTTAGAAATATAATAGTGCATGAATATTTTAAAGTCAACAAAGCGGTAGTTTGGAAACTTATACATGATAATTTACCAGACTCAAAACCAATAATAGTACAAGCTTTAAAAGATTTGGAAGCAGCAAGTCAACAATTTTAA
- a CDS encoding ribonuclease HepT family protein: MRDKIGDRHRLHHILDAIAELDDFVEGIPFSDFESNRMMQKPV, encoded by the coding sequence ATGCGCGATAAAATTGGTGATCGACACAGGTTGCACCATATATTAGATGCAATTGCTGAACTGGATGATTTTGTAGAAGGAATTCCTTTTTCAGATTTTGAATCAAACCGGATGATGCAGAAGCCTGTGTAA
- a CDS encoding nucleotidyltransferase family protein, whose amino-acid sequence MNLTEQEIQLIREYFKDQPVLKAYLFGSFARGEADAESDIDLLVDLDYSQNIGWRFFGMHLELEEILHRKVDVIPSYDVYDNIRPYIEKDKKLIYAR is encoded by the coding sequence ATGAACCTAACAGAACAGGAAATACAATTAATCCGGGAATATTTTAAAGATCAGCCCGTGTTAAAAGCTTACTTGTTCGGTTCATTTGCCCGCGGGGAAGCAGATGCCGAGAGCGATATTGATTTACTGGTTGACTTAGATTATTCGCAAAATATTGGTTGGCGTTTTTTTGGCATGCACCTGGAATTAGAAGAAATATTACATCGAAAAGTAGACGTAATTCCATCATATGATGTTTATGATAATATCCGACCGTATATCGAAAAAGACAAAAAGCTAATATATGCGCGATAA